The Solanum pennellii chromosome 7, SPENNV200 DNA segment ttttctttcccaATAGTAACTTAACctaaaaaacaataacaatGTTATTGTTAAATAGGAAAAGCAAACCTGCAAAGAGGAGAGGACTGATTTCACTGTGCTAATTAGAACGAGTAGTTAACCAATCTTTAGCTTCAAGAAAATTAAGGGAGTAGTACATAAGGAGGACTGATTTCACTGTGTTGCCTTCACTGCCTTGACTGTTCTGCCTGTAATGTCCAATACCTAATAGtaatacaaaaattaagaatttagaTGACAACAACAATTCACATTTACTAATCAGAAAGTAATTTGATAAATGTAACATGCATACTCCAGATattactaaccttagttatacAAGTTGTGCCAACATAcagtcaaataaaataaaagtaagctAGAATTACAGCTTCATCAACAAAacaataattacataaattaaagaaGTCAACATAAATTATCGACCAACAACAATCAGACAGATAAACAAAGCCAATATATTACATAGACATCTTAAGGTGTTTgtacaaaaaaagttaaattaaaaaaaaaaagtgagttAGCACTATATGTTCatcataaaaataagaatacTCATGGTGTACTGTCATCTTCAAACTCGTCTTCAGATTCATCAGACTCATCTTTAGAATCATCTTCATACTCATTTTCAGACTCCTCTTCACACTCTTCTTCAGATTCATCTTCAAACTCTTCTTCAAACTCATCTTCAAactccttttcatactcgacCTCAAGTTGTTGAGTATCAAATTCCTCCGAAGGCACATCAATAATAGTTTCTTGTATATCAGTCCTTACTAAGGGAACTTCACCATCATCTTCTGGTATGGATGGTCTCGTCAAGTGTTAAGACAactcattttcataattttgtaGGAGATCAGATTCAAATTCATCACTCATGTTAAACAAGTCTCTTGGCACAATCCTTATAACATAATGTCTATCTTGATAATATGGCTCTTGCACATAGAAGCATGGATGTACTTGAGATGCAAGCACAAAAGGCTCTTCCAGAGAGCATCTCTTGTTAAAATAGACATAAGTTAAGCCATACATATCTTTCTCAACCTCATACCAATCACACTTAAAGAGAACAACCTTAAAATGACTATAATAGTCTAACTCAACTATATCAACTATTCTACCATAATAAGTCAAATCTGCAGCAATCAGGTTCTTATTCTTTGAGCTTGCAAAGCTCGTAGTTGAGGCAACAAGTGTAACACCACTATTTTGTGTTTTGCGTCTTGCATCACGCTGCCTAATATGGAATCTATATCCAATGATGAGATACCCAGAGTATCTTTTAGCAACAACATTTGGTCCTCTAGACAATTGTTTTATCAAATCAGGCACATCCTCTTGCAAAGCACGAGTTTCAAACCATTGAGAGAAGTTTTGACAATGATCCTTGGCCTTGCTCCATTTAGATC contains these protein-coding regions:
- the LOC107024896 gene encoding uncharacterized protein LOC107024896 gives rise to the protein MTNGEKSVFCGVLKTAKLPDGSASNISRCVQLAERKLSGYKTHDAHFMLDYLLPIPIKSILPDHVAIALIHLCSFFQRLYQKVITLEELDCLEVEITETINQLEQIFPPSFFDIMIHLPIYLANEVRLGGLVQNRWMYSTEREMGTFKSYILKRRYPEGCIAEARVEIDLSLFPIKGCPIEAKKTDPFVFDNKSLSQAHAFLLGNFDEIQEYIREHMQEVNNHPRRSKWSKAKDHCQNFSQWFETRALQEDVPDLIKQLSRGPNVVAKRYSGYLIIGYRFHIRQRDARRKTQNSGVTLVASTTSFASSKNKNLIAADLTYYGRIVDIVELDYYSHFKVVLFKCDWYEVEKDMYGLTYVYFNKRCSLEEPFVLASQEFDTQQLEVEYEKEFEDEFEEEFEDESEEECEEESENEYEDDSKDESDESEDEFEDDSIGHYRQNSQGSEGNTVKSVLLMYYSLNFLEAKDWLTTRSN